A window of Hyalangium ruber contains these coding sequences:
- a CDS encoding immunity 52 family protein: MNETYYAGAYWGPRQENAEACARRAQRFFQALARHDAFFARWFLPPRSRGQVPRPLETDLPTLQETFEQNRIRNDTGGVIQDLGFQVTADNGMQPGKQQRDHAYLRFLCGAYIDPVGNSCVLNLPATGPLVDRVLTGPVLGEVLRAMALGWEPDWAIATSHEHREQTAQRASAGTFVGWVMYFSQRRGPVPPLPSPVRVEPVEGLGTLVTLTPERFTVSSPSHVELAAHVHQALERAGLLVPVTPRGKPG; the protein is encoded by the coding sequence TTGAACGAGACCTACTATGCGGGAGCCTATTGGGGCCCGCGCCAGGAGAACGCCGAAGCATGTGCGCGGCGCGCGCAGCGCTTCTTCCAGGCTCTCGCACGGCATGACGCCTTCTTCGCTCGATGGTTCCTTCCTCCCAGGTCCCGAGGGCAGGTTCCCCGTCCCCTCGAAACAGACCTCCCCACCCTTCAAGAAACGTTCGAGCAGAACAGGATCCGAAACGACACGGGTGGCGTCATCCAGGACCTGGGCTTCCAGGTCACCGCGGACAATGGCATGCAACCCGGGAAGCAGCAGCGCGACCATGCGTATCTGCGCTTCTTGTGCGGCGCATACATCGATCCCGTAGGCAATTCGTGCGTCCTCAACCTGCCTGCCACGGGCCCTCTTGTGGACCGGGTATTGACCGGGCCGGTGCTGGGAGAAGTCCTGCGCGCCATGGCTCTCGGCTGGGAGCCCGACTGGGCCATCGCCACCTCCCATGAGCACCGAGAGCAGACGGCACAGCGCGCGAGCGCGGGCACTTTCGTCGGCTGGGTGATGTACTTCTCCCAGCGTCGCGGCCCCGTGCCGCCTCTCCCCTCCCCCGTGCGCGTCGAGCCCGTGGAGGGCCTGGGCACCCTGGTCACTCTCACTCCCGAGCGATTCACCGTCTCCAGCCCTTCCCACGTGGAGCTGGCCGCTCACGTTCATCAGGCCCTGGAGCGCGCCGGCCTGCTGGTGCCCGTCACCCCTCGCGGGAAGCCAGGGTGA